A part of Arachis hypogaea cultivar Tifrunner chromosome 12, arahy.Tifrunner.gnm2.J5K5, whole genome shotgun sequence genomic DNA contains:
- the LOC112729369 gene encoding gamma-interferon-responsive lysosomal thiol protein, producing the protein MSSRSSFEFLFLVIPMIFMIIVLNNNPCYCRVLDQAEDSKVNVTLNYQSLCEGCALYIKSDLGNLYNNSELMSIVNLHFLPFGNAHIDENQTVQCQHGPNECYLNTIEACALHEWPLEKSFAFIKCVEVGVLKKSDDDDDELKSLWNSCCEELKLDSNPIKDCYESGRGNKLLLGYGEESNAQVPPHMFVPWVTVNDVPLEFDIFNVSRHVCNAYKGSLKLKACNKNDMHVAATSSDEEFKLTQAVCYAN; encoded by the exons atgagttcACGAAGTTCATTTGAGTTCCTTTTTCTCGTTATTCCTATGATTTTCATGATCATAGTACTTAATAATAATCCATGTTATTGTCGTGTGTTGGACCAAGCAGAGGATTCAAAGGTGAATGTTACTTTGAATTACCAAAGTCTTTGTGAAGGGTGCGCCCTTTACATAAAGAGCGACCTTGGAAATCTGTATAACAATTCAGAGCTAATGTCCATTGTCAACCTTCATTTCTTGCCCTTTGGCAATGCTCACATTGATGAAAATCAAACCGTCCAATGCCAG CATGGTCCAAATGAATGCTACTTGAATACCATAGAAGCATGTGCCCTCCACGAATGGCCATTG GAAAAAAGCTTCGCTTTTATCAAATGTGTTGAGGTTGGTGTGCTAAAGaaaagtgatgatgatgatgatgaattaaAATCATTATGGAACTCATGTTGTGAGGAACTTAAGTTAGATTCAAACCCCATTAAGGATTGCTATGAATCTGGACGTGGAAATAAG TTACTTTTGGGCTATGGTGAAGAAAGCAATGCACAAGTTCCACCTCATATGTTTGTGCCTTGGGTTACTGTCAATGACGTTCCCTTAGAATTTGACATT TTTAATGTGAGTAGACACGTGTGTAACGCCTATAAGGGTTCTTTGAAACTTAAAGCATGCAATAAGAATGATATGCATGTTGCTGCCACCTCATCAGATGAAGAGTTTAAATTAACTCAAGCAGTGTGTTATGCTAATTAA